One genomic region from Streptomyces sp. NBC_00457 encodes:
- a CDS encoding PH domain-containing protein, whose amino-acid sequence MALFGNAHTVDPATAQQDYARLLGQDEQVHAAYMLIRDTILLTDRRLILVDKQGITGKKVEYHSVPYRSITHFSVETAGTFDLDAELKIWISGTPTPIEKTFTKGVDIYEVQAILTHFVAR is encoded by the coding sequence ATGGCACTTTTCGGCAACGCGCACACCGTAGACCCGGCGACGGCACAGCAGGACTACGCCCGTCTGCTGGGCCAGGACGAGCAGGTGCATGCCGCGTACATGCTGATCCGCGACACGATCCTGCTCACGGACCGGCGGCTGATCCTGGTCGACAAGCAGGGCATCACCGGTAAGAAGGTGGAGTACCACTCCGTCCCGTACCGCAGCATCACCCACTTCTCCGTGGAGACCGCCGGCACCTTCGACCTCGACGCCGAGCTGAAGATCTGGATCTCCGGCACCCCGACCCCGATCGAGAAGACCTTCACCAAGGGCGTCGACATCTACGAAGTCCAGGCGATCCTCACCCACTTCGTGGCGCGGTAG
- a CDS encoding FG-GAP-like repeat-containing protein: MGNSASKGGWRAAAVIAAALVGSVVLPVGPAAAVHGGVPGDFNGDGYRDAVLPAPGANVAGKEAAGAVVVLYGSSSGLATARRKTLTQNTTGIPGTAEAYDRFGAATATEDLNRDGYADLVISSPYEDTSKGTDAGAVTVVWGSRNGLAGGTDLPTPSSDPTYFGLDLAARSGGSGGKTQVLAGGYDGSVLFKGSFSRSGSFGSATLNQDTPSLESVALGDLNGDTTPDRVLISSRTSGLTGGEIYLNPSRSGQPLQRGNGLISATGDLNGDGYADLVVGDPDEPEVAGADGASGGRVSVWYGSATGIAPDATPVHLTQNTAGVPDTSEKYDAFGGAVAVADLNRDGLADIVVGTPYESTGGKKRAGRVTVIPGRASGALGSGSYSFTQDTSGVPSASETDDFFGTTVSAGDVNKDGRPELFVGASGENDSTGAVFMLPGGSTHPTGTGSRVITGPAVGLNQQHGTLLGGDGLLWVI, from the coding sequence ATGGGAAACAGTGCGTCCAAGGGGGGCTGGAGAGCCGCCGCCGTGATCGCGGCGGCTCTTGTCGGGAGCGTGGTGCTCCCCGTCGGTCCGGCGGCCGCCGTGCATGGCGGTGTGCCGGGTGACTTCAATGGGGACGGCTACCGCGACGCCGTCCTGCCCGCGCCCGGCGCGAACGTGGCGGGCAAGGAGGCGGCCGGTGCCGTGGTCGTGCTGTACGGCTCGTCGTCGGGGCTTGCGACCGCCCGGCGGAAGACCCTCACGCAGAACACGACCGGGATTCCCGGGACGGCCGAGGCGTACGACAGGTTCGGCGCCGCCACCGCCACGGAGGACCTGAACCGGGACGGATACGCCGACCTGGTCATCTCGTCTCCCTACGAGGACACCAGCAAGGGCACCGACGCGGGTGCGGTGACCGTGGTGTGGGGCAGCAGGAACGGGCTGGCGGGCGGGACCGATCTGCCGACGCCATCGAGTGATCCGACGTACTTCGGACTCGACCTCGCCGCGCGCAGCGGCGGATCGGGCGGCAAGACACAGGTGTTGGCCGGCGGATACGACGGTTCCGTCCTTTTCAAGGGTTCGTTCAGCCGCAGCGGGAGCTTCGGGTCCGCCACCCTCAACCAGGACACCCCGTCTCTGGAGTCCGTCGCGCTCGGCGACCTCAACGGCGACACCACCCCGGACCGGGTCCTCATCAGCAGCCGCACGAGCGGACTGACCGGCGGCGAGATCTACCTGAACCCCAGCAGGTCCGGGCAGCCCCTCCAGCGGGGCAACGGCCTCATCTCCGCCACCGGCGACCTCAACGGCGACGGCTACGCGGACCTCGTGGTCGGCGACCCGGACGAGCCCGAAGTCGCGGGCGCGGACGGTGCGTCGGGCGGACGCGTCTCCGTCTGGTACGGATCGGCCACCGGCATCGCGCCCGACGCCACGCCCGTTCACCTCACGCAGAACACCGCCGGCGTGCCGGACACGAGCGAGAAGTACGACGCGTTCGGCGGCGCGGTGGCCGTGGCGGACCTCAACCGGGACGGACTGGCCGACATCGTGGTCGGCACACCGTACGAGAGCACCGGCGGCAAGAAGCGGGCCGGCCGCGTCACGGTGATCCCGGGCCGCGCCTCGGGCGCCCTGGGCAGTGGCTCGTACTCCTTCACCCAGGACACCTCCGGCGTGCCCAGCGCCTCCGAGACCGACGACTTCTTCGGGACCACGGTCTCGGCGGGCGATGTGAACAAGGACGGCCGGCCGGAGCTGTTCGTCGGTGCCTCGGGCGAGAACGACTCCACCGGCGCGGTCTTCATGCTCCCCGGCGGCTCCACCCACCCGACGGGCACCGGCAGCCGCGTGATCACAGGGCCCGCAGTGGGTCTCAACCAGCAGCACGGCACGCTGCTGGGCGGCGACGGGCTGCTCTGGGTGATCTGA
- a CDS encoding intradiol ring-cleavage dioxygenase: protein MTGNDINTPAHKRDLTRRKVVVAGGAAVAAVGVGGTLAATANAGQSGKGAGASASASSTSAETCYTLTSETTEGPYYIDADKLRTDITEDKEGIPLALRIKVIDAESCKPLKNVAVDIWHCDALGIYSGYEASSTGGGGTAPTDAPSGTPTGEPPSGAPSGAPSGGTGGGGVHEEPTDDERYLRGTWRTDRQGFVTFRTIFPGWYRGRCVHIHTKVHVDGEWTDAGYEGGTTCHTGQFFFDEESVLASAEVEPYSTSTTERTTLTEDTIYDQSGTTGGLLKLKYDKKNIAKGVQASITVGVDPEATNEGTSL, encoded by the coding sequence ATGACGGGAAACGACATCAACACACCAGCCCACAAACGTGACTTGACCCGGCGCAAGGTCGTCGTCGCAGGTGGAGCGGCCGTGGCCGCGGTGGGCGTCGGCGGCACGCTGGCCGCGACCGCAAATGCCGGCCAGAGCGGAAAGGGCGCCGGGGCGAGCGCCTCCGCGAGCTCCACCTCGGCGGAGACCTGCTACACGCTCACCTCCGAAACCACCGAGGGCCCCTACTACATCGACGCGGACAAGCTCCGTACGGACATCACCGAGGACAAGGAGGGCATCCCGCTGGCCCTCCGCATCAAGGTGATCGACGCGGAGAGCTGCAAGCCGCTGAAGAACGTGGCCGTCGACATCTGGCACTGCGACGCGCTGGGCATCTACTCCGGCTACGAGGCGTCGTCCACGGGCGGTGGCGGCACCGCCCCCACCGACGCGCCCTCGGGCACGCCCACGGGCGAGCCGCCGTCCGGTGCTCCGTCCGGTGCTCCGTCGGGCGGCACCGGCGGTGGTGGTGTGCATGAGGAGCCGACCGACGACGAGCGCTATCTGCGCGGCACCTGGAGGACCGACCGGCAGGGCTTCGTCACCTTCCGGACGATCTTCCCGGGCTGGTACCGGGGCCGCTGCGTCCACATCCACACCAAGGTCCACGTGGACGGCGAGTGGACCGACGCCGGTTACGAGGGCGGCACCACCTGCCACACCGGCCAGTTCTTCTTCGACGAGGAGTCCGTCCTCGCCTCCGCCGAGGTCGAGCCGTACTCCACGTCCACGACCGAACGCACCACGCTCACCGAGGACACCATCTACGACCAGTCCGGCACCACCGGCGGTCTCCTCAAGCTCAAGTACGACAAGAAGAACATCGCCAAGGGCGTCCAGGCGTCCATCACGGTCGGCGTCGACCCGGAGGCGACGAACGAAGGCACGTCGCTGTAG
- the metG gene encoding methionine--tRNA ligase translates to MARHLITSALPYINGIKHLGNMVGSMLPADVYSRYLRQRGHDVLYICATDEHGTPAELAAKEEGLPVDEFCARAHDQQKAIYDGFNLAFDYFGRSSSPQNREITQEIARELKANGFIEERAIRQVYSNTDGRFLPDRYIIGTCPHCGYDKARGDQCENCTRVLDPTDLIDPRSAISGSSDLEIRETKHLFLLQSALAGEVEAWVDERADNWPILASSIARKWLTEGLHDRAITRDLDWGVPVPADTWPDLAADGKVFYVWFDAPIEYIGATKEWADAARDTDPTGNRDWRSWWWKSDADVRYTQFMGKDNVPFHSVMFPATLLGTRAPWKKVDVIKAFNWLNYYGGKFSTSQRRGVFTHDALEILPADYWRYFMMANAPESDDSSFTWEHFTATVNKDLADTLGNFVNRVLSFSKKRFGDEVPAGTEPGEAEAKLGAEIARLLTEYEEQMEAIQFRKAAAALRALWSAGNSYLEEKAPWLEIKTDKEGAALTLRTAMNLIHLYAVVSEPFIPTTSAAMRQAFSLTDDTATWVSTDEAKALNSVPAGTPFTVPPVLFAKLTDDDLETYKERFGGE, encoded by the coding sequence ATGGCTCGACACCTCATCACCAGCGCCCTTCCGTACATCAACGGGATCAAGCACCTGGGCAACATGGTGGGGTCCATGCTCCCGGCGGACGTCTACTCCCGGTACCTGCGCCAGCGCGGTCACGACGTCCTCTACATCTGCGCGACGGACGAACACGGCACGCCCGCCGAGCTGGCCGCGAAGGAGGAGGGCCTCCCGGTCGACGAGTTCTGCGCGCGGGCGCACGACCAGCAGAAGGCGATCTACGACGGCTTCAACCTGGCCTTCGACTACTTCGGCCGCAGTTCCTCCCCGCAGAACCGCGAGATCACCCAGGAGATCGCCCGCGAGCTGAAGGCGAACGGCTTCATCGAGGAACGGGCCATCCGCCAGGTGTACTCGAACACGGACGGCCGCTTCCTGCCGGACCGCTACATCATCGGCACCTGCCCGCACTGCGGCTACGACAAGGCCCGCGGCGACCAGTGCGAGAACTGCACGCGCGTCCTGGACCCCACCGACCTGATCGACCCGCGCTCCGCGATCAGTGGCAGCAGCGACCTGGAGATCCGCGAGACCAAGCACCTGTTCCTCCTCCAGTCGGCCCTGGCCGGCGAGGTCGAGGCATGGGTCGACGAGCGCGCCGACAACTGGCCGATCCTGGCGTCCTCCATCGCCCGCAAGTGGCTCACGGAGGGCCTGCACGACCGCGCGATCACCCGCGACCTCGACTGGGGCGTCCCGGTCCCGGCGGACACCTGGCCCGACCTCGCCGCCGACGGCAAGGTCTTCTACGTCTGGTTCGACGCCCCGATCGAGTACATCGGCGCGACGAAGGAGTGGGCAGACGCCGCGCGAGACACAGACCCGACCGGCAACCGCGACTGGCGCTCCTGGTGGTGGAAGTCGGACGCGGACGTCCGGTACACGCAGTTCATGGGCAAGGACAACGTCCCCTTCCACAGCGTGATGTTCCCGGCGACCCTGCTGGGCACCCGCGCGCCGTGGAAGAAGGTCGACGTGATCAAGGCCTTCAACTGGCTGAACTACTACGGCGGCAAGTTCTCCACGTCGCAGCGGCGAGGCGTCTTCACCCACGACGCCCTGGAGATCCTCCCCGCCGACTACTGGCGCTACTTCATGATGGCCAACGCCCCGGAGTCGGACGACTCGTCCTTCACCTGGGAGCACTTCACGGCCACGGTGAACAAGGACCTGGCGGACACCCTCGGCAACTTCGTCAACCGCGTCCTCTCGTTCTCGAAGAAGCGCTTCGGCGACGAGGTCCCGGCGGGCACGGAGCCCGGCGAGGCGGAGGCGAAGCTCGGCGCGGAGATCGCCCGCCTGCTCACCGAGTACGAGGAGCAGATGGAGGCCATCCAGTTCCGCAAGGCGGCGGCCGCCCTCCGCGCCCTGTGGTCGGCCGGCAACTCGTACCTCGAGGAAAAGGCCCCCTGGCTGGAGATCAAGACCGACAAGGAGGGGGCGGCGCTCACCCTCCGCACGGCGATGAACCTGATCCACCTCTACGCGGTGGTCTCGGAGCCCTTCATCCCGACGACCTCGGCCGCCATGCGCCAGGCGTTCTCCCTGACGGACGACACGGCGACCTGGGTGAGCACCGACGAGGCGAAGGCGCTGAACTCGGTCCCCGCCGGCACCCCCTTCACCGTCCCCCCGGTCCTCTTCGCCAAGCTCACGGACGACGACCTGGAGACGTACAAGGAGCGCTTCGGCGGCGAGTAG